A genome region from Prionailurus viverrinus isolate Anna chromosome A3, UM_Priviv_1.0, whole genome shotgun sequence includes the following:
- the SLC35C2 gene encoding solute carrier family 35 member C2 isoform X3, with protein MSGGAPVSTALATALDVGLSNWSFLYITVSLYTMTKSSAVLFILIFSLIFKLEELRAALVLVVLLIAGGLFMFTYKSTQFNVEGFALVLGASFIGGIRWTLTQMLLQKAELGLQNPIDTMFHLQPLMFLGLFPLFAIFEGLHLSTSEKIFRFQDTGLLLRVLGSLFLGGILAFGLGFSEFLLVSRTSSLTLSIAGIFKEVCTLLLAAHLLGDQISLLNWLGFALCLSGISLHVALKALHSRGDGGPKPSKGLGSHPDLELLLRSGQPEEDDNEEEEAYFVAQGQQ; from the exons ATGTCCGGGGGCGCCCCTGTCTCCACAGCACTGGCAACAGCGCTTGACGTGGGCTTGTCCAACTGGAGCTTCCTCTACATCACCGTCTCGCT GTACACGATGACCAAGTCCTCCGCTGTCCTCTTCATCCTGATCTTCTCGCTGATCTTCAAGCTGGAGGAGCTG CGCGCAGCGCTGGTCCTGGTGGTCCTCCTCATCGCCGGGGGCCTCTTCATGTTCACCTACAAGTCCACACAGTTCAACGTGGAGGGCTTTGCCTTGGTGCTGGGGGCCTCGTTCATCGGCGGCATCCGCTGGACCCTAACCCAGATGCTCCTGCAGAAGGCCGAACTTG GGCTCCAGAACCCCATTGACACCATGTTCCACCTGCAGCCACTCATGTTTCTGGGGCTCTTCCCTCTCTTTGCCATATTTGAAG GTCTCCATTTGTCCACGTCTGAGAAAATCTTCCGTTTCCAGGACACAGGGCTGCTCCTGCGGGTACTAGGGAGCCTCTTCCTTGGCGGGATTCTCGCCTTCGGTTTGGGCTTCTCCGAGTTCCTCCTGGTCTCCAGAACCTCCAGCCTCACTCTCTCCATTGCTGGCATTTTTAAG GAGGTCTGCACTCTGCTGCTGGCAGCTCACCTGCTGGGGGACCAGATCAGCCTCCTGAACTGGCTGGGCTTCGCCCTCTGCCTCTCGGGCATATCCCTGCACGTTGCTCTCAAAGCCCTGCACTCCAGAG gtGATGGGGGCCCTAAGCCCTCGAAGGGGCTGGGCTCCCACCCCGACCTGGAGCTGCTGCTCCGGAGCGGGCAGCCAGAGGAGGACGACAATGAGGAGGAAGAGGCGTACTTCGTGGCCCAGGGGCAGCAGTGA
- the SLC35C2 gene encoding solute carrier family 35 member C2 isoform X4, whose amino-acid sequence MAHQALATALDVGLSNWSFLYITVSLYTMTKSSAVLFILIFSLIFKLEELRAALVLVVLLIAGGLFMFTYKSTQFNVEGFALVLGASFIGGIRWTLTQMLLQKAELGLQNPIDTMFHLQPLMFLGLFPLFAIFEGLHLSTSEKIFRFQDTGLLLRVLGSLFLGGILAFGLGFSEFLLVSRTSSLTLSIAGIFKEVCTLLLAAHLLGDQISLLNWLGFALCLSGISLHVALKALHSRGDGGPKPSKGLGSHPDLELLLRSGQPEEDDNEEEEAYFVAQGQQ is encoded by the exons ATGGCTCACCAAG CACTGGCAACAGCGCTTGACGTGGGCTTGTCCAACTGGAGCTTCCTCTACATCACCGTCTCGCT GTACACGATGACCAAGTCCTCCGCTGTCCTCTTCATCCTGATCTTCTCGCTGATCTTCAAGCTGGAGGAGCTG CGCGCAGCGCTGGTCCTGGTGGTCCTCCTCATCGCCGGGGGCCTCTTCATGTTCACCTACAAGTCCACACAGTTCAACGTGGAGGGCTTTGCCTTGGTGCTGGGGGCCTCGTTCATCGGCGGCATCCGCTGGACCCTAACCCAGATGCTCCTGCAGAAGGCCGAACTTG GGCTCCAGAACCCCATTGACACCATGTTCCACCTGCAGCCACTCATGTTTCTGGGGCTCTTCCCTCTCTTTGCCATATTTGAAG GTCTCCATTTGTCCACGTCTGAGAAAATCTTCCGTTTCCAGGACACAGGGCTGCTCCTGCGGGTACTAGGGAGCCTCTTCCTTGGCGGGATTCTCGCCTTCGGTTTGGGCTTCTCCGAGTTCCTCCTGGTCTCCAGAACCTCCAGCCTCACTCTCTCCATTGCTGGCATTTTTAAG GAGGTCTGCACTCTGCTGCTGGCAGCTCACCTGCTGGGGGACCAGATCAGCCTCCTGAACTGGCTGGGCTTCGCCCTCTGCCTCTCGGGCATATCCCTGCACGTTGCTCTCAAAGCCCTGCACTCCAGAG gtGATGGGGGCCCTAAGCCCTCGAAGGGGCTGGGCTCCCACCCCGACCTGGAGCTGCTGCTCCGGAGCGGGCAGCCAGAGGAGGACGACAATGAGGAGGAAGAGGCGTACTTCGTGGCCCAGGGGCAGCAGTGA
- the SLC35C2 gene encoding solute carrier family 35 member C2 isoform X1, translating into MGRWAFDVAFVWKAVLTLGLVLLYYCFSIGITFYNKWLTKSFHFPLFMTMLHLAVIFLFSALSRALVQCSSHRARVVLSWTDYLRRVAPTALATALDVGLSNWSFLYITVSLYTMTKSSAVLFILIFSLIFKLEELRAALVLVVLLIAGGLFMFTYKSTQFNVEGFALVLGASFIGGIRWTLTQMLLQKAELGLQNPIDTMFHLQPLMFLGLFPLFAIFEGLHLSTSEKIFRFQDTGLLLRVLGSLFLGGILAFGLGFSEFLLVSRTSSLTLSIAGIFKEVCTLLLAAHLLGDQISLLNWLGFALCLSGISLHVALKALHSRGDGGPKPSKGLGSHPDLELLLRSGQPEEDDNEEEEAYFVAQGQQ; encoded by the exons atggggaggTGGGCCTTCGACGTGGCCTTTGTGTGGAAGGCGGTGTTGACTCTGGGGCTGGTCCTCCTCTATTACTGCTTCTCCATCGGCATCACCTTCTACAACAAATGGCTCACCAAG AGCTTCCACTTCCCCCTCTTCATGACGATGCTGCACCTGGCCGTGATCTTCCTGTTCTCTGCCCTGTCCAGGGCGCTGGTTCAGTGCTCCAGCCACAGGGCCCGCGTGGTGCTGAGCTGGACGGACTACCTCAGGAGAGTAGCTCCCACAG CACTGGCAACAGCGCTTGACGTGGGCTTGTCCAACTGGAGCTTCCTCTACATCACCGTCTCGCT GTACACGATGACCAAGTCCTCCGCTGTCCTCTTCATCCTGATCTTCTCGCTGATCTTCAAGCTGGAGGAGCTG CGCGCAGCGCTGGTCCTGGTGGTCCTCCTCATCGCCGGGGGCCTCTTCATGTTCACCTACAAGTCCACACAGTTCAACGTGGAGGGCTTTGCCTTGGTGCTGGGGGCCTCGTTCATCGGCGGCATCCGCTGGACCCTAACCCAGATGCTCCTGCAGAAGGCCGAACTTG GGCTCCAGAACCCCATTGACACCATGTTCCACCTGCAGCCACTCATGTTTCTGGGGCTCTTCCCTCTCTTTGCCATATTTGAAG GTCTCCATTTGTCCACGTCTGAGAAAATCTTCCGTTTCCAGGACACAGGGCTGCTCCTGCGGGTACTAGGGAGCCTCTTCCTTGGCGGGATTCTCGCCTTCGGTTTGGGCTTCTCCGAGTTCCTCCTGGTCTCCAGAACCTCCAGCCTCACTCTCTCCATTGCTGGCATTTTTAAG GAGGTCTGCACTCTGCTGCTGGCAGCTCACCTGCTGGGGGACCAGATCAGCCTCCTGAACTGGCTGGGCTTCGCCCTCTGCCTCTCGGGCATATCCCTGCACGTTGCTCTCAAAGCCCTGCACTCCAGAG gtGATGGGGGCCCTAAGCCCTCGAAGGGGCTGGGCTCCCACCCCGACCTGGAGCTGCTGCTCCGGAGCGGGCAGCCAGAGGAGGACGACAATGAGGAGGAAGAGGCGTACTTCGTGGCCCAGGGGCAGCAGTGA
- the SLC35C2 gene encoding solute carrier family 35 member C2 isoform X5 gives MTKSSAVLFILIFSLIFKLEELRAALVLVVLLIAGGLFMFTYKSTQFNVEGFALVLGASFIGGIRWTLTQMLLQKAELGLQNPIDTMFHLQPLMFLGLFPLFAIFEGLHLSTSEKIFRFQDTGLLLRVLGSLFLGGILAFGLGFSEFLLVSRTSSLTLSIAGIFKEVCTLLLAAHLLGDQISLLNWLGFALCLSGISLHVALKALHSRGDGGPKPSKGLGSHPDLELLLRSGQPEEDDNEEEEAYFVAQGQQ, from the exons ATGACCAAGTCCTCCGCTGTCCTCTTCATCCTGATCTTCTCGCTGATCTTCAAGCTGGAGGAGCTG CGCGCAGCGCTGGTCCTGGTGGTCCTCCTCATCGCCGGGGGCCTCTTCATGTTCACCTACAAGTCCACACAGTTCAACGTGGAGGGCTTTGCCTTGGTGCTGGGGGCCTCGTTCATCGGCGGCATCCGCTGGACCCTAACCCAGATGCTCCTGCAGAAGGCCGAACTTG GGCTCCAGAACCCCATTGACACCATGTTCCACCTGCAGCCACTCATGTTTCTGGGGCTCTTCCCTCTCTTTGCCATATTTGAAG GTCTCCATTTGTCCACGTCTGAGAAAATCTTCCGTTTCCAGGACACAGGGCTGCTCCTGCGGGTACTAGGGAGCCTCTTCCTTGGCGGGATTCTCGCCTTCGGTTTGGGCTTCTCCGAGTTCCTCCTGGTCTCCAGAACCTCCAGCCTCACTCTCTCCATTGCTGGCATTTTTAAG GAGGTCTGCACTCTGCTGCTGGCAGCTCACCTGCTGGGGGACCAGATCAGCCTCCTGAACTGGCTGGGCTTCGCCCTCTGCCTCTCGGGCATATCCCTGCACGTTGCTCTCAAAGCCCTGCACTCCAGAG gtGATGGGGGCCCTAAGCCCTCGAAGGGGCTGGGCTCCCACCCCGACCTGGAGCTGCTGCTCCGGAGCGGGCAGCCAGAGGAGGACGACAATGAGGAGGAAGAGGCGTACTTCGTGGCCCAGGGGCAGCAGTGA
- the SLC35C2 gene encoding solute carrier family 35 member C2 isoform X2: MGRWAFDVAFVWKAVLTLGLVLLYYCFSIGITFYNKWLTKSFHFPLFMTMLHLAVIFLFSALSRALVQCSSHRARVVLSWTDYLRRVAPTALATALDVGLSNWSFLYITVSLYTMTKSSAVLFILIFSLIFKLEELRAALVLVVLLIAGGLFMFTYKSTQFNVEGFALVLGASFIGGIRWTLTQMLLQKAELGLQNPIDTMFHLQPLMFLGLFPLFAIFEGLHLSTSEKIFRFQDTGLLLRVLGSLFLGGILAFGLGFSEFLLVSRTSSLTLSIAGIFKVQTWGWPWSCLRVQPPRSVAASVPAPVPQGPAEETEVPR; encoded by the exons atggggaggTGGGCCTTCGACGTGGCCTTTGTGTGGAAGGCGGTGTTGACTCTGGGGCTGGTCCTCCTCTATTACTGCTTCTCCATCGGCATCACCTTCTACAACAAATGGCTCACCAAG AGCTTCCACTTCCCCCTCTTCATGACGATGCTGCACCTGGCCGTGATCTTCCTGTTCTCTGCCCTGTCCAGGGCGCTGGTTCAGTGCTCCAGCCACAGGGCCCGCGTGGTGCTGAGCTGGACGGACTACCTCAGGAGAGTAGCTCCCACAG CACTGGCAACAGCGCTTGACGTGGGCTTGTCCAACTGGAGCTTCCTCTACATCACCGTCTCGCT GTACACGATGACCAAGTCCTCCGCTGTCCTCTTCATCCTGATCTTCTCGCTGATCTTCAAGCTGGAGGAGCTG CGCGCAGCGCTGGTCCTGGTGGTCCTCCTCATCGCCGGGGGCCTCTTCATGTTCACCTACAAGTCCACACAGTTCAACGTGGAGGGCTTTGCCTTGGTGCTGGGGGCCTCGTTCATCGGCGGCATCCGCTGGACCCTAACCCAGATGCTCCTGCAGAAGGCCGAACTTG GGCTCCAGAACCCCATTGACACCATGTTCCACCTGCAGCCACTCATGTTTCTGGGGCTCTTCCCTCTCTTTGCCATATTTGAAG GTCTCCATTTGTCCACGTCTGAGAAAATCTTCCGTTTCCAGGACACAGGGCTGCTCCTGCGGGTACTAGGGAGCCTCTTCCTTGGCGGGATTCTCGCCTTCGGTTTGGGCTTCTCCGAGTTCCTCCTGGTCTCCAGAACCTCCAGCCTCACTCTCTCCATTGCTGGCATTTTTAAGGTACAGACTTGGGGATGGCCCTGGTCCTGTCTTAGAGTGCAGCCCCCACGCTCAGTCGCAGCTTCGGTCCCAGCTCCCGTGCCCCAGGGCCCTGCAGAGGAGACGGAAGTGCCTCGTTAG